A stretch of DNA from Oryza brachyantha chromosome 4, ObraRS2, whole genome shotgun sequence:
TATAAGAtgataatttctatatattttttaaaagaataacaTGTTCGGTTCGAGAAAAATACAcgtaaaaaccaaaaaaaaatctatactaCTCCATTAGCCGACAAACATAGGAGGTGATTATTTGGTTATTCagtgaaaaagtcaaacaacatatatatgagtgaaagataatttgtaaataaaacctttatatatgtgtttttagtaatctaaaagtcaatactaAACATtaaactacaaaattaactctaaattaagattgaaaaattcacatttgacttataagtataaacaaaaacgaaaagattggATTGATAGCCTATGTGAGGGGAATGGAGGCCATGCATGTTTTTGCATCTAGGAGAGGCAGGATCGCAGGAATCGTACCAACGTAACATTGGAGAGTTGCGGTGCATTGGAAACAGGAGAGGAGGTAGAGAAGTGGTATGGAGGAAAATGTTATCCAGGTCTAGCAAGAGGAGGTGGGGAAGATATGCATATAGACGGTGCAATCATGAGAGCGTAGTAGTGGTGGATTTAGCCAGTGAAATTAAGTGAGTTCGAACAAGTTAAATAGAGTTTTAACTCCTGTTTCAATTGATATCATAAAATTGTAGGGGGTCTTTGTGGGgttctaataaataataaatttaatggAGATAGCCTCCGCCGTCTCTAGATTAAATCCATTTCCCTAGTTTTGCAAAGCATTAATAATATGCTAATACGGTATACAGAGTACAGTACAAAGCTAACTGACCAATCCCGAAATCCATGCTCAAAACATTTACGGCGTATGAGCTAAGTTGAACTCATTTGCGGTTACCTAATCATATACAGCAAAATTCTCACGGCATGTTTGAAACCCCAAACGTTGAGATATTTCGAAGCAACTAGCCACGTACAGAACAATTGGGATCCCATGTACATGTAAATTTACCGCACATAGAAACCACTCCCTCATTTTCCAcgatataagattttataacATTGCCTAGAGACTGTTTGGATGGTATACTCAATTTGTCTAAGATTACcataatattttagctaaCTTGCCTAAGGTTTGGCTAACAAAAATAGAGCCACACTTGAGCTAGCATGTGACAAGTGTGCCACACTTTCCTGTGTtattgacatgtgggccatgtatattgaaaatagaatCTTGTTACAAGTGTgacacaaaccaaacacacaccTAAATTGATTAAATTTGGCTAACTTGAGGTGTGGCAAATTTAGACAAGTCGTGGTAATCAACCAAACATCCCCTTAAATTCgtatgaatgctaataaatctaaacacatatataaattatatatatttattaatgaatgaatttaCGTAAGTCTAAAAAGTCTTACCATAAACGGAGGTAGCAACATGTATTTTACGCATTTCAAATCATAAATATCATGTATTTTCACTATGTAATCATGCGTTACAAATAATAATCGTGGAAATAaacaagagaagagagagtaaAGTAGACAACCTAACCACTACCAGATTCCAAAACACGAACAAGACTAAACGAGTCGTCGTCGGTCACGTCAACCGCCGCATCCTCCGCCGCAGCCACCGcccccgcagccgccgccgccgcagcctcctCCGTCAACGGCCGAGGCGATGATGGCGCCGGTGGCCAGCCCCGCGGcagcgccgacggcgagcccggcgccggcgccgccgaaccCGCTGCGGCCCTGCCTCCCGGCGTTCGCCGGGTACGCGTAccccggaggcggcggctgcgccgGGTAGCCGTACGcgccggcgggaggcggcggcgggtaccCCTGGCCGTAGTAGTAGACGTCGTTCCTCCTGTTcttccgccgctcggcccgcTGCCTCCGGGCCCCGTCGGCGCAGCCGaacgcggcgacggcggccacggccaccgtggcgacgacggccaagATCACCAGCGCGGCCGGGCCGAGcgaagaggcggcggcggcgcctctcGCGACGCCGTGGAGCGCATGGAGAGCCAGCCTCGCCATCACCCTGCGTCCCGAGGCCGACGAAAGCTTTTGAAGCGGAGCTGCTCGGCCTCAGCGATTGGCTCTTATGGTCAAAAGACTCCGAAGTCTCCTCCTTTGATAAGTTTGCGAATATTATGGATTTAAATTGCCACGGGGAAGATGGAATCTGCCTAAAAGCATTTGTTAGGTTAGGACTCAAATATCCTAATCTTAGTCTTAGTACTAATTCTAATCCTATTCGTAGTAGTGctagtcttatttaatttctataaatataagtcatacttGTATGTGTAATCTCGAAGCGTTATTAGTATCTCTACTTTAGATAGGAgtttttccacgttaaattatGTGTCTTGTTCTATTATTCCCAACCGCATTGAAAACGACAGACAAAACTCTAAAAAACGTTACGTCCCATAATACAGTATTCTGACTattcacttatattttttgatattcgtcttattcaaaaatttaatacgaatataaaaatttataatacttaaactacttttaacaataaagaaaataataaacaaaataaataataattttaaaattttttaaataagacgagtagttaaagattacaaacagaaaatcaaaatcacATATAATATGGGAGGAAGGGAGTATTATAATTCGGTGGATGTCAGATAAATCTTCCCCGTATATattgcggcggcgaggataTTACCGCGTGGATGAAGCATGCGAGCGATTTGCACATGGCAATAAACGTGCACGCGAAAACCTATCTATGTGATCAATTTTACAGCTAGATCGATATATCGTTAACATGACGTTAATATAATTGAGATTGATGCATATACACATCTCGATGCAACTAGTATGTTGACtgtcattaaaaataattagttgtaAATATTAGTATGCGTGCGTATTAAATTTGTAACGTAACCCACTAACAACTGCACAAAGACGGAACCCAAAATAGATAATAGATATTGAGCTTGTGCCTAAAAATACAACTCCAACCATGCTACTGGTATCATTGTTGTGCCGCAATTAAGGAAGCGGAAACCAAATGTCTCGTCAAACTTTTTAGTCATGAAGAGCGGTCACCGCTGCACAGGGAAGGTTCTCCAAAGCAGCGCCCTCACGAAGGACACAACATAAAAATAACGACACTTCCAAGATGGGAAACAGCGCCCAAGGGTCTGGTTATTAGCCCTCCCTGCCAATTTACCGAAAGAAAGTGCTATCCACTGAGGGGCAAGCGGGGGAAGTGCAGAAATCGCGTATCCGTCTTATCCTCGGTCGGCAAGGATTTTACTAACGACTTCTCATCCCGTCACACTACAAACTCGCACAACGATTGTCGACGAACCACATCGTATCACCAACCACCCAAATCAGCATCCATAGCTCGAACGACGGCTTATAGAACAAACCAAATTGTCACCGCATCACCGCCATCTCCTTTTGCTAGTTGTTTCCTCCATCCTCTCCCGGAAGCTCCCCACGACTAGAAAAGTGAGTCCATTCATAGAAGAGAAGCAGCTCCAAAAGGAATGTGACTCACAATCGATCGAAGGAGAACGACAACATGTCATCGCCGCCCACTTGCTTCCCCGATCATTGTTGTTATCCAACTGCTTCCTTGATTACTGCCAATGCGCCAAGGCCACCTCGAGTCCCCACCTATGGGCGGTGGCCACCCTCTCGCCGTCGATGTTTGCAGTCTAGGGGGAAACAGTCAGAGAGAGGGGTTTCCTCGCCTACGGTGACATCGCCATCTTGTCACCATTCGCACCTAGAGCTAGAGACGGATTTATCATCGGGGCTAGGGGCTTCAGCCACCCTGCCCGATCTGCACCATTGAAGCTCTTCTTAGCCTTTCCAACAAAATTTCTAATGTTACTAAAGAGGAAAGGACTAGAAACAGTTCTCTTTCGTCCAACGcctcctaatattttttctaggtCCGTCACTGTCTGGAACTAGCATGTTGATGGTTTGGGAAGAGCCCTCTTATCAATGCCACTTGCTCAGTTGCTCTGCGTAAGGTGGATTAGACAACTGGAGAAAGGCCGGTCGTCCTCCCTTGCTTGTTTGTTGTGTCATCGTAGTAACTTTCGACCTAGGTGCTCTTTTGTATTGGAGAAGGCCCTAGATCTAGGTGGAGGGGTTAGATCGTCGAGCTCCCCCACCGCGCGACATAGctaccatcatcatcatgttGTCAATACTATCGCGTAGATACCGTTATTGCCTTGTTGTCGTCCTTTTTTCATATCAGAAGGGCGACAGACCAAGCcttgtcgccgccaccgtaTCCTAGATGGCCACGCGGTTTCTAATGACTTGCTTCGGAAGAAGTGAGacggagaggaaggagggggtTGGCAGCGGCTAGCCTCCTCCTCTTTTCGCTTTTGGTTTtgcttataacccaaaatttcaaatttttaatcttaaatttagagttgatttgtgttttttcatcgtagtttattttccagtctttgcttttagatcgtcaagacacatatataaaaggttttctctcaaattattttttacgtgaaaatatgttatttgactttttatttgaaaaatggaCCCGTTTTGAGTCGTCCCCGTTTGGTAGCTTTGTGTTGCCCAAGCTCATCTCCGAATGCTTTTATTATAAGCAACGCGCTTAAAGTACAAGGAATGCGCGTGGATAGATATAACCTCCTCCGGAGTTGTTAAAAGATTTGTTGACCATCcatttcagaattaaaaaaaagggtttCTTACCGTTCTGCATTATCTGACCGCCATTTGCACGTCTGATGGGGGTAAaccgaaaaaagaaaaagggagattATTCTCCGTGCTTTGGTTGCTTTCCCAACACCAAGCTGCTTATGCCCAAATATATATGCGTCATGCATCTAATCGAGAATTAAGTAGAGTGTAATGGGCTCGCTGCAGATGTGAACATCAAAGCCTTTGGCATATTCTCTCCCAAAGTTTTGGTCGCCATCGATGTCGACACTGCCTTTCTCACAAAGTAACGGCGTATGTACACGTATAAATAGCGCTTCAACAATAAACCAGCAGTTGTATACTGCTACCTCTGTTTAAGTTTACAgtttttttgtctaaatttacatAAATTCTAATAAATCAGAATTTAATTCTAAATACACACATTGATTAatggataaatctaaacataactAACATAATTGAAAAGCCTTGCAATATAAAGCAGATGAGTAATGCTCCCTCcggatttttatatttgacattttgatttacgtttgactcttcgtcttatttaaaatttttgtctaaatatataaaattataaatcatacttaaagttaatttagtaataaaccaaattataataaaatagtcaataattatataaaatttttgaataaaacgatgggtcaaacgtagataaaaagtcaacggcgtcaatcAAAAATTCGTAGAGAGTACAAGATAACTAGCAGCATGGGGTATTATAGTATTATAGCCTGAACTATTTACACCtccattttttcacttttgcttatacttataaccaaaatttaaattttcaaccttaaatttgaaattgattttgagattttttttcccaaaagttgttttatttataaattatttttcgtttcgtAAATATAGcgtttgatttttgtttcattaaaAACCCCGATCTGGATGGTTGACGGAGATGGAAGATATTTTTGCCATACACAAAAGATCTTATCTTTGACGATCAAAATCATGGTAGGCCGCCGCAAATTCATCGTAGTTGCCAAATTATGCGTGACGCACTCGCTTCTATCATCAATGAATTAGTAGTTTCTTTCGTATATTGTGGACTCGTGGTTGTCTGACAGAGGAGGACTGCTTGGGAGCATCGGAAATTTTTTGCTGCTGCAAATGTTTTGCAGTTTACACATGTATTTACTACTGTACGAACACGGAAAATCTCTGGATAAGAAGGCAGTGAAATTATGCTGTAAAAGTTGATGGGACAAAGCATACAAATCGATCCTCTAAATCTAGTTATTAGGCGTCAAGACGTATATCGGTTCTGAATATCCTTTTACCGAACTCGCTGGACATGTACTGAAAGATGCAACCCGGAACTGAAAATCTGAATTATTCAGGCATGAAAAACACAACCATTGAATACATCAGTGAATAATCTGAAAATGAAAATCTCCATGCCTGTATTTTTAGATCGGAATTGGGCCAACCACTGAGCTTTTAAGAAGGCATTGACCATTTGTTTGGGCCAAAAAGGATGACCCCTATTCACCCTATTTGTTTGGGCCCAAAAGGATTACCCCTATTCACCCTGGTTCTATGGCATTGGGCCAGTTGGACACTGAGTTTATATTGTTTCCTAAAGATCAAGAAGCCCACAGACCTAAGGAAGTACTAGTCCCTCAGGTTTCTTATGTTTGAAACCAatcatatgtttgattattttacaaaacatacaaaaaaatacagataatatttaatgtttattcaatgataaaataaatcataactaactaaataatatttacatagtgtttttgaataagacattGATCAAACTTGCCATTAAAAGTTATCGTTAAACTTGCGAACCGGAGCGATCCTAGGTGgtcattgtttgattttttttataaaaaaaacaaccacaatatttacaaacaaaaaataattataaataaaacttttatatgtatgatcttggcgatctaaaagcaaagattaaaaaataaaccacaacAAAAGAACCcaaaatgaattttaaatttaacttataaatttcACCATAGACGAGAAGAATATGAGGCCGCTACTTTTCCGCTTGTTCCGGAGAAGCATGAGAAACAGAAGTCAACCTGAAAAGCAACGCTTGGGTTGGACTTGGACCAGGCCAGCAGGGGGAGCAGGCGGCGCATCTTGCAAGCTCGCAACTGGAAGATTCAACGGATTCGCAGCAGAGACGTCGCCACCGGCCAGAGCCTTTCAGTTTCGACGCTCGAGCAGAGACGCCTCCGCCCAGGAAGCATCCGTAGCCCATTCATTATTGGCGATTGTTGACCGCTCTCCGACTTTCGCCGAGCTCGCTCTCCGGTCTAATACTACAGATCTATAGGCCCATAAAgtcggaaaaaaaatttgagagaGATATCACGTCAACATGTACGAtcgtaaatttaaaatattaaatgtagtttaattataaaataaattttatatttcgataaattttttaaatctaattaatccgtcgttagtatatattaattactGTACCACTTATGACcgatcatgtactaattaggcttaaaagatttgtctcattatttttcccataactgtataattagttatgaatatttaatatttatgtgtctaaaaattcgatggatgtttttaagactaaacaaggccttaatctGAATTAGTATATTATATTGCATAGCACTCGTCAAGAACGGCGGCGCGGTGCACGTACGTGTGCTTTCCTGAGCCCTCCGTTCTCACCAACTCTCAGGCTGTCATAGACTCAGCTGCAGGCAGGCAAATTCAGACATCGTCTGATCTGATCCCTTCCTTCAGGAGAGACATGCAAGAGAGGCCTCTCATCGTTTTTGGATCAGAGATGAGCTCAATCATTTAGGCCGAGGGCGCAGTAAGAAGCCACAGGGGTCAGGGTGCTTGAACAAACAAGATCATCCTCGGTGAAAGTAAGCCTTCTCcttttctgaagctgttcttCTTCGCTTGGTTGGTTTTTCTTACTTCAGTTGTGGTCGTCGTCTTCTCTTCTTGTGTTCATGGGCTCGCTGCAATCCGCGTTCTACTGGttgtttcttctcctttgtAGTGAGATTAAACCCGAGCCTTTCGTGCGTTCCTGACAAACATATATAGCTCGATGTTGTAGGACACCATGAACAAAATGGTTGCATGTGTTTATATCATGCCACaagtgatttcttttttttttagttctgAGATCACTTGTTCTTTTTCATGTCTGAAGTCCTTTGATCTGAAGTTCAGTTGAGATGAACTAAACATAGATTGGACAGAATATATCAACGGgaacatgttttcttttctgcagGATCCATAATTTTAAGCACGTTTGCACTTCCATCTGTTGGCAcgttagtaatttttttaatccatgATGAATATTTTTCTGCAGGCCGGCGGCTACCCGGCTAGATATTATTAAGAGAGATATGccatataaaataatacagaAACAAAGTTCAGTGCTGTCATGATACCATCACCCACAAAATACCCGGTGTGCCAAACCAAAGCAGAGCTCTTATCTGATTTCACTTTTCTGGGGATATCACCAACCGTTCCCAAACCAATTTCTACGAAAAGTAGTTAAACCAATGTAGAACTGGTCAAATATGAACAGTACAAAAATGTAAATTAAATGTGCAAAAACTGATTATGATATTCTTTTTTATGCTTGGCTGATATATGCAATGACGCAGTAACAATGGAGTCAAGACGAGCTTAATGAGAGGACGCATCTGAGCATGTCTACTGCTGTTGCCATAAGTAAGTGAGATAAGCACTATGATACTATCACCATGGCAAATAGaagatcagttttttttttttcatgactaACTGTTCGTCGTCTCGTTTCTTCAGTATCGTCAGTCTCAGGGACAGCTGCTGTTGTAGTGATGATCGCCCTGATCAAACGATGCCTCCGATtcaggaagaagatgaagaagaagatgctGCACAGGATTGCGAAGGAGGCAACCGAGCATCACCGGAAGCTGGAAGCTCAAGACGCCATGGACAGCGTGATGATCGAGATCGGGCCGGTGGAGAAGTTCCTCAACGAGATCCTCAGCGAGAAGCCGATGCGCTTCACGTCCGAGCAGCTGGCGGCGTGCACCCGGTGCTACTCGTCGGAGCTGGGGTCCGGCGGCTTCGGGGTGGTGTACAGGGGGGAGCTGCCCAATGGGCTGCAGGTGGCGGTGAAGGTGCTCAAGGTGTCCATGAACAAGAAGGTCCAGGAGGCGTTCATGGCGGAGATCGGCACCATCGGGAGGACGTACCACGTCCACCTCGTCAGGCTCTACGGCTTCTGCTTCGACGCCGACACCAAGGCGCTGGTCTACGAGTTCTTGGAGAACGGCTCCCTCGAGAAGTACCTCTACGACGGGGAGGACAGGGGGCGGCTGGAGTGGAGGACGCTGCACGACATCGCCGTCGGCACGGCGAAGGGGATCCGGTACCTCCACGAGGAGTGCCAGCAGAGGATCGTGCACTACGACATCAAGCCGGCGAAcatcctcctcaccgccgacTTCACCCCGAAGGTGGCCGACTTCGGGCTGGCCAGGCTCGGCGAGCGGGAGAACACGCACATGTCGCTGACCGGCGGGCGCGGTACGCCCGGGTACGCGGCGCCGGAGCTGTGGATGGCGCTGCCGGCGACGGAGAAGTGcgacgtgtacagcttcggGATGGTGCTGTTCGAGATccttgggcggcggcgcaactaCGACCTCGCGCAGGCGGAGAGCCAGGAGTGGTTCCCCAAGTGGGTGTGGGACAGGTACGAGCAGGGGGACATCGAGTGcgtcgtctccgtcgccggcaTCGGCGAGGCCGACAGGGTGAAGGCCGAGATGATGTGCAAGGTGGCGCTGTGGTGCGTGCAGTTCCAGCCGTCGGCGCGCCCGACGATGAGCAGCGTGGTGCGGATGCTGGAGGGGGAGATGGCCATCGTCCCGCCGGTGAACCCCTTCCATTACATCATGGGCGGCGGAGGCTCGAGCAGCTCGATGCtgacgagcagcggcggcacgacTCTGAGCAGCAGCGACACCACCAGGGGAAGCAGCGAGATGGCGGTCAGCCCTCCTGCCAAGAAGTCAATCGACGTCATGGTTGAATAGTCAAAGTCCACGTGTAAATGTTGACCCTCACCGATTCCCTCTTTATACAAGCAAGACAGAGATTCTGTGTTTATGCCGTTGTAATTATTATATCTTTCAGCTAATGTGTTTGGCATTCTACAcatattttcttcattttaaattataagatgtttttatTCTACCTACACACTTTTAtgttaataaaaatgttttgtatatccaaatttattagtatttatatggaCGTAGTGAGCCAAAACATTTGACTACTTgtgtacaaaagaaaaactttatttttagatttatatgttcaacgtttgaccatctgtcttatttaaaagttttctagaaagcttaaaaaaataatcacgcATAAATTACTatgtatgttttatcatctagtaacaataaacatattaatttttttaaataaaataaataattagataTTACATCtaaaaaccgaaaaataaacttatttgtgaacggaggaaatataatgtaaaatgaagGTGACAGTGTGTTTGATGTTGGGGGTTTAGCAGAGCtggtttatattaaaaaaaataaaacatattgatGCAGTAAGTTCATCAATACATGGGCCTAATTACAGCATGCAACACAAGTATAGGCCCGTCCTGATTCCTCAAGCTGACCGGCCCGTACCATTGCCTGTACGAGCTGACGAGCTACCCGATTccgtggtggcggtggtggtgtaccccgacggcgtcgagccgGCGGCGTACGGCGCGAGGTGCGCGAACGGGTTGCGCGGCGAGGCGATGTGGTCCTCCCCCTCCAGCATCCGCACGACGCTGCCCATGGACGGCCTGTCCTCCGGCCGGTACTGCACGCACCACAGCGCCACCATGCACACCCTCTCcgccttctccctctccttcccgtccgccgccctcgcccgcGCTAGCACGGCCTCCGTCTCGCCGGCCTCGAGCCGGTGCCACACCCACCGCGGGTACCACTCCTGGCCGCCGGTCTCCCGGCCGTgctcgtgctgctgctgcaccccGAGCTCCAGGTTCCGCCGCCTCCCGAGGATCTCGAACAGCAGCATCCCGTAGCTGTACACGTCGCACTT
This window harbors:
- the LOC102715573 gene encoding G-type lectin S-receptor-like serine/threonine-protein kinase At1g34300; amino-acid sequence: MSTAVAIISSVSGTAAVVVMIALIKRCLRFRKKMKKKMLHRIAKEATEHHRKLEAQDAMDSVMIEIGPVEKFLNEILSEKPMRFTSEQLAACTRCYSSELGSGGFGVVYRGELPNGLQVAVKVLKVSMNKKVQEAFMAEIGTIGRTYHVHLVRLYGFCFDADTKALVYEFLENGSLEKYLYDGEDRGRLEWRTLHDIAVGTAKGIRYLHEECQQRIVHYDIKPANILLTADFTPKVADFGLARLGERENTHMSLTGGRGTPGYAAPELWMALPATEKCDVYSFGMVLFEILGRRRNYDLAQAESQEWFPKWVWDRYEQGDIECVVSVAGIGEADRVKAEMMCKVALWCVQFQPSARPTMSSVVRMLEGEMAIVPPVNPFHYIMGGGGSSSSMLTSSGGTTLSSSDTTRGSSEMAVSPPAKKSIDVMVE
- the LOC121054211 gene encoding glycine-rich cell wall structural protein 1-like, which gives rise to MARLALHALHGVARGAAAASSLGPAALVILAVVATVAVAAVAAFGCADGARRQRAERRKNRRNDVYYYGQGYPPPPPAGAYGYPAQPPPPGYAYPANAGRQGRSGFGGAGAGLAVGAAAGLATGAIIASAVDGGGCGGGGCGGGGCGGGCGG